In Candidatus Eisenbacteria bacterium, a single genomic region encodes these proteins:
- a CDS encoding SpoIIE family protein phosphatase, which produces MPRMPLYLTTASGPEISAWQLTAERTLIGRSSKSTIQLQDASVSREHAEVLRDGERYQLRDLGSRNGTRVNGVEAVQALPIVAGDRIEVGHLMLVVTSPEARRSVQLTDGSPLSTSIKVRADEILGRRTAEPAGGQSVVGLLAEAGQLLVLPRPMRETCESLLDLVVRAVPASRHVILLRDETSGELEQVAARVRAGRPDGPLAISSSILRVVLDECTSVVTADTASDPRFGQQHSIVAQAVRSALAVPLFDNQKVLGLVYVDSQEPGLLLGEPQLEVLTLLANMAAVKITNARLLDAEQARLRMAQELETATQIQRQLLPTPPHLPGWEIDACLESCYEVGGDLYDFSILPDGRLLFVLGDVTGKGMGAALLMSSFLASARVLYETLHDPGALSSRLSSFMHRSTDAGRFVTGIVGCLDPATGALDYVNAGHPSPCLVSRDTVIELESTGLPFGVLAEFPYTTQSVRIEPGGLLALFSDGIPEAQTPDGQMFDDERVHEVMRAVCGFESLPAARAEVLQRVDNFLGDAPRTDDLTLMLIRRAPSSG; this is translated from the coding sequence GTGCCGCGCATGCCGCTCTATCTGACCACCGCCTCCGGACCCGAGATCTCCGCCTGGCAGCTGACCGCCGAGCGCACCCTGATCGGTCGCTCCTCGAAGAGCACCATCCAGCTCCAGGACGCGAGCGTCTCGCGCGAGCACGCCGAGGTACTGCGAGACGGCGAACGCTATCAGCTGCGCGATCTGGGCAGCCGCAACGGCACGCGCGTGAATGGAGTCGAGGCGGTCCAGGCGCTTCCGATCGTGGCCGGCGACCGCATCGAGGTCGGACATCTGATGCTGGTGGTGACCTCCCCCGAGGCACGCCGCAGCGTTCAGCTCACCGACGGATCGCCGCTCAGCACCTCGATCAAGGTGCGGGCCGACGAGATCCTCGGTCGCCGCACCGCCGAACCGGCCGGCGGGCAATCCGTGGTCGGGCTGCTGGCCGAGGCGGGCCAGCTGCTGGTGCTGCCGCGGCCGATGCGCGAGACCTGCGAAAGCCTGCTCGACCTGGTGGTACGGGCGGTGCCCGCTTCGCGCCACGTGATCCTGTTGCGCGACGAGACGAGCGGGGAACTCGAGCAGGTCGCGGCACGCGTCCGCGCCGGCCGGCCCGACGGTCCGCTCGCGATCTCGAGCTCGATCCTGCGCGTGGTGCTCGACGAGTGCACCTCGGTGGTGACCGCCGACACCGCGAGCGACCCGCGGTTCGGCCAGCAGCACAGCATCGTGGCGCAGGCGGTGCGCTCGGCACTCGCGGTGCCGCTGTTCGACAACCAGAAGGTGCTCGGACTGGTCTATGTCGACAGCCAGGAGCCCGGCCTGCTGCTCGGCGAGCCGCAGCTCGAGGTGCTCACGCTGCTCGCCAATATGGCGGCGGTCAAGATCACGAATGCCCGCCTGCTCGATGCCGAGCAGGCGCGGTTGCGCATGGCGCAGGAGCTCGAGACCGCGACCCAGATCCAGCGCCAGCTGTTGCCGACTCCGCCGCATCTGCCGGGCTGGGAGATCGATGCGTGCCTCGAGTCGTGCTACGAAGTGGGCGGCGACCTGTACGACTTCTCGATCCTTCCGGACGGCCGGCTGCTGTTCGTACTCGGCGACGTGACCGGCAAGGGCATGGGTGCCGCATTGCTGATGTCGTCGTTTCTCGCCTCGGCCCGAGTCCTCTACGAGACGCTGCACGATCCGGGGGCCCTCTCGAGCCGACTCAGCTCGTTCATGCACCGCAGCACCGACGCGGGACGCTTCGTGACCGGGATCGTGGGCTGTCTCGATCCGGCGACCGGGGCACTCGACTACGTCAACGCGGGGCACCCCTCGCCGTGCCTGGTGTCCAGGGACACTGTGATCGAGCTGGAGAGCACCGGCCTGCCGTTCGGCGTGCTCGCCGAGTTCCCGTACACCACCCAGTCGGTTCGCATCGAACCCGGCGGGCTGCTCGCGCTGTTCAGCGACGGCATTCCCGAGGCTCAGACGCCGGATGGCCAGATGTTCGACGACGAACGCGTCCACGAGGTGATGCGCGCGGTGTGTGGCTTCGAGTCGCTCCCCGCGGCTCGCGCCGAAGTGCTCCAGCGCGTCGACAACTTCCTCGGCGACGCGCCGCGCACCGACGACCTCACGCTGATGCTGATCCGCCGCGCGCCCTCGTCGGGCTAG